One region of Chryseobacterium sp. C-71 genomic DNA includes:
- a CDS encoding NrtR DNA-binding winged helix domain-containing protein has translation MDSQQQFLRKSEEAKDLYLPHLSADPVVFGFDKSELKVLLLQMTYRKQWLLPGGYVKKNEDLDDAAKRVLRERAGISDVYLEEFAVFGKNKRSEFYFEDFDDSLWHKQRFVSIGYYALYNPDNANLIIDEFSDKCEWVYLSQLNEIELAMDHREIIDKALLALRERISYKPIGYNLLTEKFTLSELQKLYETILGKELNRGNFYRKIKNLGILRKLDEQRRGGAHKSPDLYSFDEENYKKALENGLNNW, from the coding sequence ATGGATTCACAACAACAATTTTTAAGGAAATCTGAAGAAGCTAAAGACCTTTACCTTCCCCATCTGTCGGCCGACCCGGTCGTTTTTGGTTTTGATAAAAGTGAACTGAAAGTACTGCTTCTTCAAATGACTTACCGTAAACAATGGCTTCTACCTGGTGGTTACGTGAAAAAAAATGAAGATTTAGATGATGCAGCAAAACGCGTTTTAAGAGAAAGAGCAGGAATATCAGATGTTTATCTTGAAGAATTTGCAGTTTTTGGAAAAAATAAAAGAAGTGAATTTTATTTCGAAGATTTTGATGATTCTCTGTGGCACAAGCAACGTTTCGTTTCTATTGGATATTACGCTTTATATAATCCTGACAATGCGAATCTCATCATTGACGAATTCAGTGATAAGTGTGAATGGGTATATCTAAGCCAGCTTAATGAGATTGAATTGGCGATGGATCACCGCGAAATCATTGATAAAGCATTACTCGCTTTAAGAGAAAGAATTTCCTATAAACCAATCGGTTATAATCTTTTAACGGAGAAATTCACCCTTTCAGAATTACAGAAATTGTATGAAACAATTTTAGGAAAAGAGCTCAACAGAGGGAATTTCTACAGAAAGATTAAAAATTTGGGAATTCTCAGAAAATTAGATGAGCAACGCCGTGGTGGAGCTCACAAGTCTCCTGACCTGTACTCTTTTGATGAAGAAAATTATAAAAAAGCTTTAGAAAACGGTTTGAATAACTGGTAA
- a CDS encoding chloramphenicol acetyltransferase: MKIIDIESWNRKEHFEFFSKMQSPFFGFTTEVDCTKAYDDAKEQGHSFYAVYLHKSMIAINMVDELKLRIVDGKVVLYDEVHVGGTIGRADGTFGFSFFEYSEDFEIFNTRLQDQVKTVQNSSGLGISNDVLPINHIRHTTIPWKSFSAMLHPTNFDPKECIPKITFGKFNIRDGKKYLPVSIEAHHGLADGIHLAKYFEEFERQLSL; encoded by the coding sequence ATGAAAATAATAGATATAGAAAGCTGGAACAGAAAGGAACATTTTGAATTTTTCTCAAAAATGCAAAGTCCGTTTTTCGGATTCACTACCGAAGTTGACTGTACAAAAGCTTATGATGATGCAAAAGAACAAGGACATTCTTTTTATGCTGTTTATCTACACAAATCAATGATTGCCATCAACATGGTGGATGAATTGAAACTTAGAATCGTTGACGGAAAAGTAGTTTTATATGATGAAGTGCACGTAGGAGGTACTATCGGAAGAGCTGACGGAACTTTTGGATTTTCCTTCTTTGAGTATTCTGAAGATTTTGAAATTTTTAACACCCGATTACAAGATCAGGTAAAAACAGTGCAAAACTCTTCTGGCTTAGGAATCAGCAATGATGTCTTACCGATAAATCATATCAGGCATACAACCATTCCGTGGAAATCGTTTTCTGCTATGCTTCATCCGACTAATTTTGATCCGAAAGAATGTATTCCGAAAATTACGTTTGGAAAATTCAACATCCGTGACGGTAAAAAATATCTTCCCGTTTCAATCGAAGCGCATCATGGTTTGGCAGATGGAATTCATTTAGCGAAATACTTTGAAGAATTTGAAAGACAACTAAGTTTATAA
- a CDS encoding NADH:flavin oxidoreductase produces MNIDALFAPFNYKNLNLKNRLVMAPMTRAHSDNGVPTKAIEDYYARRAAANVGLILSEGTVINRPASKNIQNIPDFYGTEALQGWKNVIDAVHQNGGKMGPQIWHVGDTRSSETYPEIPMEKASTMTLEDIKDTIAQFAASAKSAKDLGFDCVEIHGAHGYLIDQFFWEVTNTRTDEYGGKNIKERSRFAVDVIKAIRAAVGEDFTIIIRLSQWKQQDYKSRLAATPSEMEDWLLPLKDAGIDIFHCSQRRFWEPEFEGSDLNFAGWAKKITGQPTITVGSVGLKGDFMSAFAGEGSEKADLSELLRRFERQDFDLVAVGRALLTDHQWVQKIKEGRTEEISDFSAESLGVLY; encoded by the coding sequence ATGAATATAGACGCATTATTTGCTCCATTCAATTATAAAAATCTGAACCTTAAAAACAGATTAGTAATGGCACCCATGACAAGAGCCCACTCTGATAATGGAGTTCCTACGAAGGCAATTGAAGATTACTATGCAAGAAGAGCTGCAGCAAACGTAGGCTTGATTTTATCAGAAGGTACAGTAATCAATCGTCCTGCCTCAAAAAACATTCAAAACATTCCCGATTTCTACGGAACGGAAGCTTTGCAAGGCTGGAAAAACGTAATTGATGCCGTTCACCAAAATGGTGGAAAAATGGGACCACAAATCTGGCACGTAGGTGATACCAGAAGTTCTGAAACCTATCCGGAAATCCCGATGGAAAAGGCTTCCACTATGACTTTAGAAGATATCAAAGATACCATCGCACAGTTTGCAGCATCTGCAAAATCTGCCAAAGATTTAGGCTTTGATTGTGTTGAAATTCATGGAGCTCACGGCTATTTGATCGATCAGTTTTTTTGGGAAGTTACGAATACAAGAACAGACGAATACGGTGGGAAAAACATCAAAGAAAGAAGCCGTTTTGCAGTTGATGTCATCAAAGCAATCAGAGCTGCAGTAGGTGAAGATTTCACGATTATCATCCGACTTTCTCAATGGAAGCAGCAGGATTACAAAAGCAGATTGGCAGCAACACCGTCAGAAATGGAAGACTGGCTTTTACCGTTGAAAGATGCCGGAATTGATATTTTTCACTGTTCTCAGCGTCGTTTTTGGGAACCGGAATTTGAAGGTTCTGATTTAAATTTTGCTGGTTGGGCAAAGAAAATTACAGGTCAGCCAACGATAACTGTAGGGTCTGTAGGTTTAAAAGGTGATTTCATGAGTGCATTTGCCGGTGAAGGAAGCGAAAAAGCTGATCTTTCAGAATTGTTGCGCAGATTTGAGCGTCAGGATTTTGATCTTGTAGCTGTAGGGCGTGCATTATTGACCGATCATCAGTGGGTACAAAAAATAAAAGAAGGAAGAACAGAAGAAATTTCAGATTTCTCTGCAGAGAGCCTTGGCGTCTTGTATTAA
- a CDS encoding helix-turn-helix domain-containing protein, which translates to MKQCNCPLGKAMSALGSKWKPIIVLVIKDRTLRFGEIAARISVISRKVLTDQLREMEEDKLIIREEFKELPPRVEYHLTKKGLALLPILNLLEEWENEFDFTDKKSDATV; encoded by the coding sequence ATGAAACAGTGCAACTGTCCGCTCGGAAAGGCCATGTCAGCTTTGGGCAGCAAATGGAAACCCATTATTGTGTTGGTCATTAAAGACCGCACTTTGAGATTTGGAGAAATCGCAGCACGGATTTCGGTAATTTCACGAAAAGTTCTTACCGATCAATTGAGAGAAATGGAAGAAGACAAATTGATTATCAGAGAAGAATTCAAAGAATTACCGCCAAGAGTAGAGTATCACCTTACTAAAAAAGGGTTGGCATTACTGCCTATTTTAAATTTGCTTGAAGAATGGGAAAATGAGTTTGATTTCACTGACAAAAAATCGGATGCTACTGTTTAA